Proteins co-encoded in one Legionella lytica genomic window:
- a CDS encoding replication initiation protein, with protein MRSVNTNKKSLELKKHINAIHCSNSLSLVQRKLFNALLYNAYPDLPHKQQFEIRGKDLYQLIGYNSNDTAKLKEALIGLITIAIEWNVIDCSTGQEKKWKASSILASAELSNGVCIYEYSQVMKDLMYQPEIYGQINVELMSKFKSGYGLALYENCIRYKGLKQTPWFPIDIFRKLMGVFDGKYVVFKDFKKRVVDVGVNEVNSVSPIRIYPDIERINQRVTRIRFKLETNINESPIALSELAVDDKLKPVLINTFGFSSQMVDETYENYDTEYIREKVEMITQSESFSSGKIRGLAGYLMEALKKDYKPSKSSKVIINERRKISEAKEKEINDKIEKQEDRYKQYVNKKINNYLMNLTQEQSNDLIREFELFIKENQNTIFKCMYKKYGLEHPATKSDFHRFIKENKQNEIGTIISMEDYIELID; from the coding sequence ATGAGAAGCGTGAACACTAATAAGAAGAGTCTAGAACTCAAAAAACATATTAACGCGATACATTGTTCTAATAGTCTATCGTTGGTTCAACGAAAGTTGTTTAACGCACTATTATACAATGCATATCCAGATCTACCTCACAAGCAACAGTTCGAAATAAGGGGAAAAGATCTATATCAACTAATTGGGTACAATAGCAACGATACAGCAAAACTCAAAGAGGCATTAATTGGATTAATAACAATTGCTATAGAATGGAATGTTATAGATTGCTCAACAGGGCAAGAAAAAAAATGGAAGGCCAGCTCAATATTAGCATCTGCAGAGCTGTCTAATGGAGTTTGTATTTATGAATACAGCCAAGTAATGAAAGATCTTATGTATCAACCTGAGATTTATGGTCAGATTAATGTTGAATTAATGTCAAAATTTAAATCTGGTTATGGATTAGCGCTTTACGAAAACTGTATTCGATACAAAGGGCTTAAACAAACACCATGGTTTCCCATTGATATTTTTAGGAAGTTGATGGGGGTTTTTGATGGGAAATATGTTGTATTTAAGGACTTTAAAAAAAGAGTTGTTGATGTAGGAGTTAATGAAGTTAATTCTGTATCGCCCATTCGTATTTATCCTGATATAGAACGAATTAACCAGAGGGTAACAAGAATTCGATTTAAACTGGAAACAAATATTAATGAATCGCCTATAGCACTAAGCGAATTAGCAGTTGATGATAAGTTAAAACCAGTTCTTATAAATACATTTGGGTTTTCATCTCAAATGGTTGATGAGACATATGAAAATTATGATACTGAATATATCAGAGAAAAAGTAGAAATGATTACTCAATCAGAAAGTTTTTCTTCAGGAAAAATTAGAGGGCTAGCTGGGTACTTAATGGAAGCATTGAAAAAAGATTACAAGCCAAGTAAATCAAGTAAAGTGATAATAAATGAACGCCGTAAAATCTCAGAGGCTAAAGAAAAAGAAATAAATGATAAGATTGAAAAACAAGAAGATCGTTATAAGCAATACGTTAATAAAAAGATAAATAATTATCTTATGAATTTGACGCAAGAGCAAAGTAACGATTTGATTCGCGAATTTGAGCTTTTTATAAAGGAAAATCAAAATACTATTTTTAAATGTATGTATAAAAAATATGGTTTAGAGCATCCTGCAACCAAGTCAGATTTCCATAGGTTTATAAAAGAAAATAAACAAAATGAAATAGGAACTATTATTTCTATGGAGGACTATATCGAATTAATTGATTAA
- a CDS encoding transposase has translation MVHETYHSRATVSYVARKHGILPSQLFYWRKLMETSALTGVKADKSVVPQSGVNELKRRIKQLKQMLGKNR, from the coding sequence ATAGTCCATGAGACCTACCATTCAAGGGCGACGGTATCTTACGTTGCCCGAAAACATGGAATACTACCTAGCCAATTATTTTACTGGCGTAAATTAATGGAGACCAGTGCATTGACTGGAGTAAAGGCTGATAAATCTGTTGTACCCCAAAGCGGGGTGAATGAACTCAAAAGGCGAATTAAGCAATTAAAACAAATGTTAGGCAAAAATCGATAG
- a CDS encoding response regulator, which translates to MNLFNATITSFYHPTKIIFLDDNQAFLDAMALGFHEQDNIFMFTTPEGAMEFIKNSNTKEPQLTTMEEENSNLDLSTNSVTTTSNMINMLYDPTRFDHVAVLIVDYSMPSLNGVEFCKQFGDKSIFKILVTAEADKDIAINAFNEGIIDKFILKTHPNLLEQLKTYINELRNKFFINFSKNTFDNYSESLKVLLKSKTYKDLFERVAKQNHAVEYYLVDRVGSVLFLTKEGNPIWLLMSDQKKIKSQVDLLRDYGFPDELIIGIENKETLLFLFSENEYKEEITNWKKYIFKSKKLNDDYSFSIVKGNLTKSIDWDKVASYIK; encoded by the coding sequence ATGAATTTATTTAATGCTACTATAACAAGTTTCTATCATCCCACCAAAATTATATTTCTTGATGATAATCAAGCTTTTCTTGATGCTATGGCTTTAGGATTCCATGAACAAGATAATATATTTATGTTTACAACCCCAGAGGGAGCGATGGAGTTTATAAAAAATAGTAATACAAAAGAACCCCAACTTACAACTATGGAAGAAGAAAATAGCAATTTGGACCTTAGTACTAACTCGGTAACAACAACCAGCAACATGATTAATATGCTATACGATCCAACCAGATTTGATCATGTGGCTGTTTTAATTGTTGATTACTCAATGCCCTCCCTGAATGGAGTTGAATTTTGTAAACAATTTGGGGATAAATCAATATTCAAAATTTTAGTTACAGCCGAAGCTGATAAAGATATTGCTATTAATGCATTTAATGAGGGGATTATAGATAAATTTATTTTGAAGACTCATCCTAATTTATTAGAACAATTGAAAACATATATTAATGAGCTAAGGAATAAATTTTTTATTAATTTTTCAAAAAATACATTCGATAATTACAGTGAATCTTTAAAAGTCTTGCTAAAAAGTAAAACATATAAGGATTTATTTGAAAGAGTTGCAAAACAAAACCATGCTGTTGAATATTATTTAGTGGATCGAGTAGGTAGTGTTTTGTTCTTAACAAAAGAAGGAAATCCCATTTGGCTACTTATGTCTGATCAGAAAAAAATTAAAAGCCAAGTGGATTTACTAAGGGATTATGGCTTTCCTGATGAACTTATTATAGGAATAGAAAATAAGGAAACACTATTATTTTTATTTTCAGAAAATGAATATAAAGAAGAGATTACAAATTGGAAAAAATATATTTTTAAATCAAAAAAACTAAATGATGACTATAGTTTTAGTATAGTAAAGGGAAATTTAACCAAATCAATTGATTGGGATAAAGTAGCCTCATATATAAAGTAA
- a CDS encoding sensor histidine kinase — MNEFIIFDFAILCLIYSENIGISISLYGFITLISGDCFVNYSFLSQTSSLLIYGELLWLLGLIFILFGTVTILSNKNYVITNWFSRTNTIKNELAFWSFGTSILSFLLFFTIAYFFSAINKQLLLGLPLFVMMYSVIVVISSIIMGKRFEAPFKKLTDNVEALLAQNRKNDIDDNFTTQEFIFLQRFIVDAFEIKEQKERVQQAMINLTTQVAHDIRSPLAAINTVVSDVASIPENKRIMIRNAAKRINDIANNLLLQTKDNFSDLHDCNTDNNSFPELLFVVLDNIVSEKRYEYYKSNVSIVLKGSDCSYNCFSNINLGSFKRVLSNLINNSIEAVNSQGSVVISLTCNDTAVEIIIEDNGCGIPPDILPKITEQGFSFNKKNGAGFGLSYAKQYLELIDGKMHIHSEKNIGTKIIISLNRCLPPSWFCDSLNIQKGFKIVVLDDDLSIHEAWDQRFSHISFVKIIHFYNVSELLQYEFELCKQVLYLVDYELLGDAKNGLDVIEELKLNDNAILVTSSFEDITIRTRCENIGVKIIPKSYVPYIEINLLPSIENQSSMVFIDNDEMMRTTWAFAANNSAKNIALYSSLDEFLSVINDYGKDTIIYIDSDLGNNIKGEIESKKLFELGFTEIYLATGYSPREFGEIPWIKAIVGKSPPF, encoded by the coding sequence ATGAATGAGTTCATTATTTTTGATTTCGCCATCTTATGTTTAATCTATTCAGAAAACATAGGTATATCAATTTCCTTATATGGGTTTATTACCCTGATATCAGGAGATTGTTTTGTTAATTATTCCTTTCTGTCACAAACCAGCAGTTTGTTGATTTATGGTGAGTTATTATGGCTATTAGGCTTGATTTTTATTTTATTCGGTACGGTTACTATTCTCTCTAACAAAAATTATGTTATTACAAACTGGTTTAGTCGAACCAATACTATTAAAAATGAATTGGCTTTTTGGTCTTTTGGAACTTCCATTTTAAGCTTCTTGTTGTTCTTTACGATCGCTTATTTCTTTTCTGCCATTAATAAACAACTTCTTCTAGGCTTACCTCTTTTTGTCATGATGTATTCCGTGATAGTGGTGATTTCCTCTATTATTATGGGTAAACGTTTTGAAGCGCCTTTTAAAAAACTCACTGATAATGTCGAAGCCTTGCTAGCGCAAAATCGAAAAAACGATATTGACGATAATTTTACTACCCAAGAATTTATTTTCTTGCAAAGATTCATTGTCGATGCATTTGAAATCAAAGAACAAAAGGAACGCGTTCAACAAGCCATGATTAACTTAACAACACAGGTAGCCCATGATATTAGGTCACCATTAGCGGCAATAAATACCGTAGTTTCTGATGTAGCATCAATTCCAGAAAATAAACGAATTATGATTCGAAATGCTGCTAAAAGAATCAATGATATTGCTAATAACCTACTCTTACAGACAAAAGATAATTTTTCTGACCTTCATGATTGCAATACAGATAACAACAGCTTTCCAGAATTATTGTTTGTAGTTTTAGATAATATCGTTTCAGAAAAACGATATGAATATTATAAGTCCAATGTTAGCATTGTTTTAAAAGGATCGGACTGTTCATATAATTGTTTTTCCAATATTAACCTCGGCTCTTTTAAACGAGTCTTGTCTAATCTTATCAATAATAGTATTGAGGCAGTTAATTCTCAGGGTTCGGTTGTCATCTCCTTAACATGCAATGATACTGCTGTTGAAATTATTATTGAAGACAATGGCTGTGGTATTCCACCTGATATTTTACCTAAAATTACCGAACAAGGATTTAGCTTCAATAAAAAAAACGGTGCTGGTTTTGGTTTATCGTATGCTAAACAATATTTAGAGTTAATTGATGGTAAAATGCATATTCATTCGGAAAAAAATATTGGTACAAAAATTATAATCAGCTTAAATAGATGTCTTCCTCCTAGCTGGTTCTGTGATTCATTGAATATTCAAAAGGGCTTTAAAATTGTAGTATTAGATGACGATCTATCTATCCATGAAGCATGGGATCAAAGATTTTCTCATATTTCTTTCGTTAAAATAATCCATTTTTATAATGTTTCCGAATTATTACAATATGAATTTGAGCTTTGTAAACAGGTATTATATTTAGTTGATTATGAGCTACTTGGTGATGCTAAAAATGGTCTAGACGTTATAGAAGAACTTAAATTAAATGACAATGCTATTTTAGTTACGAGCAGTTTTGAAGATATTACTATACGAACTCGCTGTGAAAATATTGGTGTTAAAATAATACCCAAATCTTATGTTCCTTATATTGAAATAAATCTGCTGCCAAGCATTGAGAATCAAAGCAGTATGGTTTTTATTGATAACGACGAAATGATGCGTACAACTTGGGCTTTTGCGGCCAATAACTCAGCTAAAAATATCGCACTATATTCCTCGCTAGACGAATTCCTTAGTGTAATTAATGATTATGGCAAAGATACCATTATTTATATTGACTCCGATCTTGGTAATAATATTAAAGGTGAAATCGAGTCAAAAAAACTTTTTGAACTTGGGTTTACAGAAATTTATCTTGCTACAGGTTATTCCCCCAGAGAGTTTGGTGAGATACCATGGATAAAAGCTATTGTTGGCAAATCGCCACCTTTTTAA
- a CDS encoding GNAT family N-acetyltransferase, which yields MHKEVRIATIHDYNFIYDSLREDLDEQGVLHRFKYSKDDFKKIIFGEKPLAIFLILLMDNHPAGFANFSIDHRNFTANTLPNLYINDLFVKKPYRRMGGATLLTDKIKEIAKQEHCGRIEFFVLAENTEALEFYAKSLKSKIISDRLHYMRLELDK from the coding sequence ATGCATAAAGAAGTCCGCATTGCCACCATACATGATTATAATTTTATTTATGATTCCTTGCGAGAGGATTTAGATGAACAAGGAGTTCTTCATCGCTTCAAGTATTCAAAAGACGACTTTAAAAAAATCATTTTTGGTGAAAAGCCACTGGCTATTTTTTTAATTCTTTTGATGGATAATCACCCTGCAGGCTTTGCAAATTTCTCCATTGATCACCGCAATTTTACCGCGAATACGTTGCCCAATCTTTATATTAATGATCTTTTTGTCAAAAAACCATATCGCCGCATGGGAGGCGCAACCTTATTAACCGATAAAATCAAAGAAATTGCGAAACAAGAACACTGTGGACGTATCGAGTTTTTTGTGCTTGCAGAGAATACGGAGGCTCTCGAATTTTATGCAAAGTCTTTAAAGAGTAAAATTATAAGTGATAGGCTTCATTACATGCGTTTAGAATTAGATAAGTAG
- a CDS encoding complement resistance protein TraT has translation MKQYIVHGFKVMNLSACVGAIVLLTSCAATQTALEHRNLEVNTKLSKTIFLDPVSPAQKTIFVAVKNTSDEDFELGKPLTQSLTANGYRVVTNPNQAHYLIQANILKVGKMSRSASQNALGGGYGSALAGAGTGAALGAFGNSKTMLAGGIVGGVVGLAADSLIKEVNYTVITDVQISERVGKGVTVKERFNSALENGTASSTHQTSYKHSDYQRYRTRVVSNANKMNLSFAQARPVLEQGLVKTISGIF, from the coding sequence ATGAAACAGTACATAGTTCACGGTTTTAAAGTAATGAACCTCAGCGCATGTGTCGGGGCAATTGTCTTATTAACCAGCTGTGCGGCCACGCAAACTGCTTTGGAGCACCGTAATTTAGAAGTAAACACCAAGTTGAGTAAAACTATTTTTCTCGACCCCGTATCACCAGCACAAAAAACCATCTTTGTTGCAGTTAAAAATACCTCCGATGAGGATTTTGAATTGGGTAAACCATTAACTCAATCCCTAACCGCTAATGGATATCGTGTGGTAACCAATCCTAATCAGGCGCATTACCTGATTCAGGCCAATATTCTCAAGGTAGGTAAAATGAGTCGGTCTGCCTCGCAAAATGCACTGGGTGGGGGTTATGGTTCCGCACTGGCAGGTGCTGGAACTGGAGCGGCCTTAGGCGCATTTGGCAATTCTAAAACCATGCTTGCAGGAGGGATTGTAGGAGGTGTAGTGGGATTAGCCGCGGATTCCCTGATTAAAGAGGTCAATTACACGGTCATTACTGACGTTCAAATTTCAGAACGTGTAGGAAAAGGAGTCACCGTAAAGGAGCGCTTTAATTCCGCACTGGAAAATGGAACGGCATCCAGCACCCATCAAACCTCGTATAAACACAGTGATTATCAACGCTATCGAACACGAGTGGTGTCTAATGCCAATAAAATGAATCTATCATTTGCGCAAGCGCGTCCGGTATTAGAGCAAGGATTGGTTAAAACAATTTCAGGAATTTTTTAA
- the traL gene encoding type IV conjugative transfer system protein TraL, translating to MNPMHHPFLNHIDAPKRYLTLTLDELVVAGISLLLFAFLSQRILVSILGFSLVSGLRAIKKGQGPKALLVLAYWYLPHAITQFFLPRLPKSYYRVWVA from the coding sequence ATGAATCCAATGCACCATCCGTTTTTGAATCATATTGATGCACCTAAGCGATACCTCACATTGACCCTAGATGAGCTGGTTGTGGCCGGTATTAGTCTGTTGCTTTTTGCTTTTTTAAGTCAACGAATATTGGTGAGCATTCTAGGTTTTAGTCTTGTTAGTGGGCTACGAGCAATCAAAAAAGGACAGGGGCCTAAGGCCCTGCTTGTTTTGGCATATTGGTATTTACCCCATGCCATAACACAGTTTTTCCTGCCTAGATTACCAAAGTCGTATTACCGCGTATGGGTTGCTTAA
- the traE gene encoding type IV conjugative transfer system protein TraE, producing the protein MDYRVYQNKLSQLSARFNLMVCLVFGLLIANVVLSFLVYMGWNRHSIEITPFYGSPGYIKSAQHVDENYLSLMTKNFVYARLNVTPETVHSNHEQLLAFVNPKHYADFVKTLNAESKIIKAQKISSNFYITHIFPSPQTLTVKVKGRLARYVGIKQISEEAKVYKLAFRYAQGRLSIVQFAVEKENKNG; encoded by the coding sequence ATGGATTATCGAGTGTATCAAAATAAACTGAGTCAGCTGTCTGCACGATTTAACTTAATGGTGTGTCTGGTCTTTGGGTTACTCATTGCTAATGTGGTTTTGTCCTTTCTGGTCTATATGGGGTGGAATCGACACAGTATTGAAATAACCCCATTTTATGGTAGTCCTGGATACATTAAGAGTGCTCAACATGTCGATGAGAATTATTTAAGTCTTATGACTAAGAATTTTGTTTATGCCCGCCTTAATGTGACACCAGAAACCGTGCATTCAAATCATGAGCAGCTTTTAGCATTTGTTAATCCAAAACATTACGCTGATTTCGTTAAGACGTTGAATGCCGAATCGAAAATAATTAAAGCGCAAAAAATATCGTCAAATTTCTACATTACCCATATTTTTCCATCACCTCAAACCCTTACGGTCAAGGTAAAGGGACGTTTGGCGCGGTATGTGGGAATTAAACAAATAAGCGAAGAAGCCAAGGTCTACAAATTAGCATTTCGATATGCTCAAGGTCGCTTATCAATAGTCCAATTTGCAGTAGAAAAGGAAAACAAAAATGGTTAA
- the traK gene encoding type-F conjugative transfer system secretin TraK: MVKKLKIALILFSMNSFAQTAVPVANNGEISLSLSANNYNRILIKDDEIWDFAFPPGALGIQQDKGDHSVYVLPVRAPVTLFITTKLGRHYSLTVNTEDSLGKTIELIPKEPVPVLAKESPVKKPEKVLEEEVPQAITSLLSHMEQHKPFTDVAVKRHFGRVERWNRGLTLQINETWEGKELLGEAITLRNGGKHPLQLAQDWFVKDGTLAVKFSKSTIAPGETATLYRIQGVGHG, encoded by the coding sequence ATGGTTAAAAAACTAAAGATTGCGCTTATTTTATTCTCTATGAATAGCTTTGCGCAGACAGCAGTTCCGGTTGCTAATAACGGGGAGATTAGCTTGTCTTTGAGTGCAAATAACTACAATAGAATTCTCATTAAAGATGATGAAATCTGGGATTTTGCATTCCCACCCGGCGCGTTAGGTATTCAACAAGACAAAGGGGACCATAGTGTGTATGTGCTCCCTGTAAGGGCTCCGGTCACTTTATTTATTACCACAAAACTAGGCCGCCACTATTCGCTTACAGTGAACACTGAGGATTCTTTAGGAAAAACCATTGAACTAATTCCTAAGGAACCCGTCCCTGTTCTTGCTAAAGAATCTCCGGTGAAAAAGCCTGAAAAAGTGCTTGAGGAAGAGGTGCCACAAGCAATTACTTCATTGCTGTCTCATATGGAACAGCATAAACCGTTTACTGATGTTGCCGTGAAGCGTCATTTTGGACGGGTGGAACGGTGGAATCGTGGTCTTACCTTGCAAATAAATGAAACGTGGGAAGGAAAAGAGCTTTTGGGAGAAGCAATCACGCTTCGAAATGGAGGAAAGCATCCGCTGCAGTTGGCGCAAGATTGGTTTGTAAAAGACGGCACTTTGGCTGTGAAATTTTCCAAATCAACAATTGCGCCTGGTGAAACAGCAACACTTTATCGTATTCAAGGGGTCGGGCATGGCTAA
- a CDS encoding TrbI/VirB10 family protein, with product MANWQLNKLVKKVQIRRLLLIGGSLIMGFFVVFALMAGGHAKKKPQAQESADLTGIIEESFTEEVAQNALTAQQTEVELLKKQLSELTRNIKKMNEEHQFELKTQKDELSAQLASLATAKQESAERPEAESQLPSELNQAKNSGFWHSANSYAMNSLNQLGEAVHSDAVPKIHVVSFRPKPKRHSNHYKNYLNPKHYVPSNTSVKAVILGGADADSSVNGQAKENGAMIFKFIEDARLPNGQRARLHGCRVSSFTYGDISSERAIPSLYNLSCAYPGQPIIDKRVTGWVFYKGKVGIKGTPVMKDGKVMKWAGLSGIISGVTSAAQYAQSMQNISPIGATSIIPSGNIVPYAAYGGASKSGDMLAQYYIKRAEQYHPIIPIGAGNEVTVVFKDGFYLEPDEDKQEYAKKQVHEARELAQEVVQEEHSNQNNEMNFTVPPQVLGRIDEVNAASRMGAGERQ from the coding sequence ATGGCTAACTGGCAACTGAATAAATTAGTTAAAAAAGTCCAAATCCGCCGTCTTCTTCTAATTGGTGGCAGTTTGATTATGGGATTTTTCGTTGTATTTGCGTTGATGGCGGGTGGGCATGCAAAGAAGAAACCTCAAGCCCAAGAATCCGCCGATCTGACCGGTATTATTGAAGAATCATTTACCGAAGAGGTGGCTCAAAATGCGTTAACAGCTCAACAAACCGAAGTGGAATTACTTAAAAAACAACTAAGTGAGTTAACACGCAACATAAAAAAAATGAATGAGGAACATCAGTTTGAATTAAAAACACAAAAAGACGAATTAAGTGCTCAATTAGCATCACTTGCTACGGCGAAACAGGAATCTGCAGAACGCCCAGAGGCTGAGTCGCAATTACCGAGCGAATTAAATCAGGCAAAAAATTCCGGGTTTTGGCACAGTGCGAATAGTTATGCCATGAATTCATTGAATCAGCTGGGTGAGGCAGTTCACTCGGATGCAGTACCTAAGATTCATGTGGTGTCATTTCGTCCTAAGCCTAAGCGACACAGTAATCATTATAAAAATTACCTTAATCCCAAGCACTATGTTCCCTCAAATACATCCGTAAAGGCGGTTATTTTAGGCGGTGCGGATGCTGACTCTTCGGTTAATGGTCAGGCGAAAGAAAATGGAGCCATGATATTTAAGTTTATCGAAGATGCACGATTACCCAATGGTCAACGTGCGCGGCTACATGGATGTCGTGTCAGTAGTTTTACTTACGGAGATATTTCCAGCGAGCGTGCTATTCCTTCTCTTTATAATTTATCGTGTGCATATCCTGGACAGCCAATCATTGACAAACGGGTTACTGGATGGGTTTTTTATAAAGGAAAAGTAGGGATTAAAGGCACTCCGGTCATGAAGGATGGCAAGGTCATGAAATGGGCCGGTTTAAGCGGAATCATTTCAGGAGTCACCTCTGCGGCACAATATGCGCAAAGTATGCAAAACATTAGTCCTATTGGGGCAACATCCATTATTCCTTCGGGAAATATTGTGCCTTATGCAGCATACGGAGGCGCATCCAAGTCAGGCGATATGTTGGCACAATACTACATCAAACGTGCAGAACAATACCATCCCATTATCCCTATTGGAGCAGGTAATGAAGTGACGGTTGTCTTTAAAGATGGTTTCTATTTAGAGCCTGATGAAGACAAACAAGAATATGCCAAAAAACAAGTTCATGAAGCACGAGAATTAGCACAAGAAGTGGTGCAAGAGGAGCATTCAAATCAAAACAACGAAATGAACTTCACGGTTCCTCCCCAAGTTTTAGGACGAATCGATGAGGTTAATGCGGCAAGTCGCATGGGTGCAGGAGAACGTCAATGA
- a CDS encoding conjugal transfer protein, with amino-acid sequence MNVIRSSLLFLMGLGCVGCSSISTNTACKATATDSCLTIEQVDDMTRFADELVPYVRKKAYSTKFKHHSQVGSGRVVQKSNGSSLWVSKSVKGKSWS; translated from the coding sequence ATGAACGTAATTAGGTCCAGTTTACTATTTCTGATGGGTTTAGGTTGTGTTGGATGCAGCTCAATAAGTACCAATACCGCATGTAAAGCCACGGCAACAGACAGTTGTTTGACCATTGAGCAGGTTGATGACATGACGCGTTTTGCAGATGAGCTCGTGCCTTATGTTCGAAAAAAAGCATACTCCACGAAATTTAAGCATCACAGTCAAGTTGGGTCTGGGCGTGTCGTTCAAAAGAGCAACGGAAGTTCATTATGGGTTTCAAAATCAGTTAAGGGGAAATCATGGAGCTAA